Proteins from one Loktanella sp. M215 genomic window:
- a CDS encoding DUF3072 domain-containing protein — MTDDLSHPKTDAPGNAEKPVDDWVTGDEAMTGAQASYLQTLSEEADEDFDPTLSKAEASKRIDALQEKTGRGA, encoded by the coding sequence ATGACCGATGACCTGAGCCACCCCAAGACCGATGCCCCCGGCAACGCGGAAAAGCCCGTCGATGACTGGGTGACCGGCGACGAAGCGATGACCGGCGCGCAGGCAAGCTATTTGCAGACGCTGTCGGAGGAAGCCGACGAAGACTTCGATCCGACGCTGAGCAAGGCCGAGGCGTCCAAGCGGATCGACGCGTTGCAGGAAAAGACCGGCCGGGGTGCGTAA